From one Mytilus edulis chromosome 1, xbMytEdul2.2, whole genome shotgun sequence genomic stretch:
- the LOC139498563 gene encoding malignant fibrous histiocytoma-amplified sequence 1 homolog isoform X1: MTSRNRSKYNRMADIITPRTLSDTKSLRMLIQTEDPTYYGLKKLKIKGKDLNDLPHSVFNILELEVLELSPERESCLDYKLPELPHAIGKLVNLTVLILDTNELETLAPEVTLLVSLERLVLSNNHLSSLPDGFMNLKNLKSLHLSNNEIKEFPLELCDLVNLEFLDMCDNLLEELPVKIAKMKKLHTLLLCFNQLRKIPNSICKMSELRCLWLGNNLLKSLPKDFGQLKNIDWDWRYISSLLENNPLVRPPIEVCRLGMEAIETYLNNNKGKRKTRSNASYGNRR; this comes from the exons ATGACAAGTAGGAACCGCTCTAAGTACAACAG AATGGCAGATATTATTACACCACGTACTCTAAGTGATACCAAATCACTGAGGATGCTTATACAAACTGAAGATCCAACTTATTATGGGTTGAAAAAGTTGAAGATAAAAGGAAAAGATCTGAACGATTTACCTCATTCTGTATTCAATATTTTGGAGCTAGAAGTTTTAGAACTAAGTCCAGAACGCGAATCATGTCTTGATTATAAGCTTCCAGAACTTCCACACGCAATCGGAAAATTGGTCAACTTGACGGTTCTTATTCTGGATACTAATGAATTGGAAACTTTGGCACCGGAAGTTACATTATTGGTGAGTTTGGAGAGACTTGTTCTTAGTAATAACCATTTATCTAGCTTACCAGATGGATTTATGAATCTTAAAAATCTGAAAAGTCTTCATTTGTCTAACAATGAAATTAAAGAGTTTCCACTGGAGCTTTGTGATCTGGTAAATTTAGAATTTCTGGATATGTGTGACAATTTGCTCGAGGAACTTCCTGTGAAGATTGCAAAGATGAAGAAGCTTCATACGTTACTTCTATGTTtcaatcaattgagaaaaattcCGAACAGTATTTGTAAAATGTCTGAGCTGCGCTGTCTATGGCTAGGAAATAATTTATTAAAGTCTCTCCCAAAAGACTTCGGACAATTGAAGAATATTGACTGGGACTGGCGGTATATTTCGTCGTTACTGGAGAATAATCCGCTTGTTCGTCCTCCGATAGAAGTATGTCGTCTGGGAATGGAGGCAATAGAAACATATCTCAACAACAACAAAGGAAAGCGGAAAACTCGAAGTAATGCTTCGTATGGAAACAGACGGTAA
- the LOC139498563 gene encoding malignant fibrous histiocytoma-amplified sequence 1 homolog isoform X2 — MADIITPRTLSDTKSLRMLIQTEDPTYYGLKKLKIKGKDLNDLPHSVFNILELEVLELSPERESCLDYKLPELPHAIGKLVNLTVLILDTNELETLAPEVTLLVSLERLVLSNNHLSSLPDGFMNLKNLKSLHLSNNEIKEFPLELCDLVNLEFLDMCDNLLEELPVKIAKMKKLHTLLLCFNQLRKIPNSICKMSELRCLWLGNNLLKSLPKDFGQLKNIDWDWRYISSLLENNPLVRPPIEVCRLGMEAIETYLNNNKGKRKTRSNASYGNRR; from the coding sequence ATGGCAGATATTATTACACCACGTACTCTAAGTGATACCAAATCACTGAGGATGCTTATACAAACTGAAGATCCAACTTATTATGGGTTGAAAAAGTTGAAGATAAAAGGAAAAGATCTGAACGATTTACCTCATTCTGTATTCAATATTTTGGAGCTAGAAGTTTTAGAACTAAGTCCAGAACGCGAATCATGTCTTGATTATAAGCTTCCAGAACTTCCACACGCAATCGGAAAATTGGTCAACTTGACGGTTCTTATTCTGGATACTAATGAATTGGAAACTTTGGCACCGGAAGTTACATTATTGGTGAGTTTGGAGAGACTTGTTCTTAGTAATAACCATTTATCTAGCTTACCAGATGGATTTATGAATCTTAAAAATCTGAAAAGTCTTCATTTGTCTAACAATGAAATTAAAGAGTTTCCACTGGAGCTTTGTGATCTGGTAAATTTAGAATTTCTGGATATGTGTGACAATTTGCTCGAGGAACTTCCTGTGAAGATTGCAAAGATGAAGAAGCTTCATACGTTACTTCTATGTTtcaatcaattgagaaaaattcCGAACAGTATTTGTAAAATGTCTGAGCTGCGCTGTCTATGGCTAGGAAATAATTTATTAAAGTCTCTCCCAAAAGACTTCGGACAATTGAAGAATATTGACTGGGACTGGCGGTATATTTCGTCGTTACTGGAGAATAATCCGCTTGTTCGTCCTCCGATAGAAGTATGTCGTCTGGGAATGGAGGCAATAGAAACATATCTCAACAACAACAAAGGAAAGCGGAAAACTCGAAGTAATGCTTCGTATGGAAACAGACGGTAA